TCGTGTCGCCGCCGTATCAAGTCGTCTCCCTGTATTCGCTTTAATATTGATTTGGGGTTGACTGAACGGACGGCGGGTCATGAATGTATGATCACTGTAACGAGGCTTGAGTGGAAACGAGTACCCGGAGAGAAGTGGCCGCACCAAATCCTTCCCCTTCAACTCTTCTCTCGCCCCCTTCAATCGTTTCATGATCGTGCATCGGTGGCCACACGGAGCGATATTGCGTCTGCGTGCATTTCGcgttttcgttttcgttttcgtttttttttttttttttcatatctctTTTCTTCAACCATGCTCCCTTTTTCGCGTGTAGCTTTTCCAGAGAGgcgaattgcaaaatttaaggGTGAATTTCAGGACGGATCTGGATCTGTggatagaattttgaaaaccacCGTGGAGTGAGAAAAGAGTGGATTCCAAGAGGTgtttcactgagaaaaaatttacactgtgattgcaatattttatcaCTAGATACTTACATTTTATCCCTTTGAGTCACGCGTTATTTTTctgagtcaacttttataacaacTCACGTAACATGTCACTGTTTAAAAGTCTGAATTCAAAACTCAAAAATTAAAGACGGCGGATTCAGTATGGTGGATCCAACATGGCGacggaaaatttcaaatttgatctaAATCGATCAAAAAACTACGCGGAGCGATTTTCGGGGTCACTGATTGGATTTgccatactgaattttcaaaatctgatttcagattcgtaatcagcgaccccaaaaacccttagacagagttttttctccgcatgcgatcgaatttgaaaatttcgtccgccatattggatccgccatcttgaattttaatattactGGTTTCAGTACGATTTCGGAGGTTAGTAAATCGCGTCGACTGACATCGACACGACGATTACTTCAGTGAAAGAGCCCTTGGTAAATTAAAACGATAATTCCGTGCGAATTTGCTCTCCGTATTTTTATCGCGAATTATTTCGCTCGTTTCTCAAGCCCATGCAGTCTTCCTTGGGAATAAGGTCGACGGATTATGTAATATCGGGAGTCTAAAAGTCTTGACGAAGAGATATGGCAAAGGATACACAATGTTAGGGACGAAATGGAGGCGAAATCGAATAGAAACCCATTTCGGGCAAAGGGGATGAAGTTTCTTAAGCCTTAAGGGATCCGCGCGGACTCCGATGGATGTTGAGGGACAAATCGGGGGGGTGAGGGGACGGAGGCGTCGGGACGCCGTAAGAATCGTCCGCCATTCCACGGATGACGGGCGCCGAGATTCGCGCCAGAATCGATTGATTCCCAAACgtgtcatttttcaaatactccGCCCGAGTCGCAAATAGAGGGTTGCCGTGTTGATATTTCGAGTATCTCGAACTGATTGCTTATACCGCTGCGGAATCCTCAGACTCGCAGAGGCAAACATGCCACCTTTGCCATTTTCCTCCCAGATATCAGATATTCAACTTCTACGACGTAAGGTTTTCCCTGAAATAGGCAATAACGTGACGCGAAGCCTTTTCAAAACATTTGCATAATTTTCAGACAATTGTAAAAAAAGGCTATTCTCGTGAATTTTCTTAATAGatttaaattatgaatattgatatataAGTTGTTACACTTAATAAATACACTCCCGAAATACATAGAAagatttgttttcattcgttttaGTGAACTTTTATGTATGAAAATGGTGGTTGAAGGAaggtccaaaaaaaaagattgctCTGCGCTGTTGATGAAATCTCTGGGGATTCAGCGTGTTAATAGCTATAGCGCATATCGcacgatttttgatttttgctaaacagacaaaatggcggacatttttcgaaaaataacagaaaaacatgtgttttttcaccgtttttggccaaaaaaaaaatagttcaaatcaaagtttaaaaaagcCTTGATATGCGTTATACCTATTGACATGCTGAAACTAAAACCgttcgattttttgatttcagatcatCCATCCGAGAGATTTCATCAACAGCGCGGacccatctttttttttttggacctTTCTTCAACTACCATTTTCACGTATAAAAATTCActtatatgaataaaaaaaaaaaaatctatgtaTTTCGGGAGTGTATTTACTAAGTATAACAACgtatatatcaatatttatattgtaaactttttaaaaaaatttatgaatatagcGCGCCTAAATCCCTCAATGAAATCACGTGAAGTCCTTGCAAGTTAATTCAAGTTATCATAAATCTTTTCTCGATCAAAGTTGAATGGGCTGCACCAAGAACCGTCTAGACTAGAGACTCCAAGAAAAGTAAAACGTGTTCGAAAAGTATGCAACAGTTTTATTTGCATCAACGACGGTAAAGCCGAATTGAGTATTATTCTTACTacgtaataaaaatagttGTGAACAAATTCGTACAACACAagcaacgaaaaaattaatttcatcgttCTGGATAACtttaaatcatttaaaaaatctttactGAAATTATTCGCCTCTCAGCTTTTGTTATTCGTATTTTACTAGATTCATTGCCGTTGCATATTACAGAcgtcgtttcatttttataaattctaccCAAGTCAAGTTATGCGGAATTCTACAGCCAGAAATTGGAAGCTCTCAAGAGCCCAAAATTGGAACCAAGAACGTCGCTCTCGTGCTTGAAGAATTTCATTCTTGTAACAATAGCCAGTTTGTATCCCACTGAGAAAAAAGGGTCTAAGAAGATGAAGGTACGGGATGTAATACAAGTTGTAATTAAGTCTTGCGGGGGTTTATCGGGCTCTGTAACAATGTAAGTTGAACTCTGGCCTCGTTATTTTTCGCTTGACTGACTCAGACGTTGGCTAATTTAAGTTGCGCCACTCGCTCAATCGCACTTGTCGGTTACTCTTCGAGCAGTTAACAACCGGCCGATTTTTCGTCTGGCTCAAACGCCGAGATTGTTTTATACCCGTTACGACTCGGATAATTTCCGAACGAATTTCACCCGGTTTATAATTAAGAGTAAAAATTCCAGTTACCGATAAGGATCGCTCGGGTATAAGGGGAATTAGCGTTTTAAAAATACGAGTTTTACTTTCATCGCTGAGGCTGTTGAGATCCCGTTTGATCCGTCGAGTGCTCAACTGGCTACTGTACGTGTAATTGGTACAAGAATATACATGTCAATGCATCAAATAAAAGCACGAGGTAAAAAGCGCGCGAAAATCGACCGTCGCGATTCAACGATAAAATTCAAAGCCATCCCTTCGAGGGGTTTATTTTCCCCGGTAAAAGAGAATCTCCTCCCTGATTCTCTTCTTCCCCGCTCTTGGATACCCCCGACATCACTCGTTAATCAGTCTCCGAATTggaatgatataaaaaaaataaaataaaaatcctccTCGTTCCTCTAACCCGTTTAACCGAGTCTTTGCAGTAATTATATACGCCAGATTTACCGATCATAAGACTCGCGCTTTTCTCCAAACGGGATTGAAATCTGGACCTCTCACCGCGGGAAAACGTCACTCGATAATTTTCCAGGATGCGAGCGAATCGCGTTGTAAAGCCGGAATGTATTACGCTGACAAATTGACTTGCAAAGTCTCCACGCTTCGGGCACACATCCGAATAATCTACCGGGcataaatatgtaatattcTGTTACAATCCCAGGAGAGTAACGCTGGAGGAGTTTAACGGAGTGGTGAGAGAATGTACGCTGGTACCTGCACGCTCATAAATTATACCGCGTAGCAGCTTCCTTGCCGATGTAAATtatcgtataatttttaacaccCGCTGCCGTCCTCCGcaggtgttgaaaaaataataaaaatacagaagatagagaaaaaaaaaagaaaaaaaaaatgtatatatcgtTCCGCGACGTGGACACGCGAATTACAACTATTTCGAGACTCTCGTTACCCAGCAGCAATTCGCCTAATGCCGTACCAGCTCTTTTTCGCTTCtgtaggtataaaaattcacagacGTTTATCGAATTTCGAATCGGGATTTCGAAACGCGAGATTCCGTTGGGTCaagagaaaatttcacacttcGCATCGCGTTCTTTTAGATCATATCAATCTTGAGTAGCGATTGCGCAATGTACACTgggacaatttttatttgttacagtaactagaaaaattcagtaaaacaggtatcgttaaaaaaaaactgtttgaattttattgaaactacgaaaaacgaggtacgcctaatcattttgcgctatcgtcgatccttttttggttattgcaacgcaaaatcagtttctgaggtttactctacttttttagttaaacaacgcttcgacgtcaatttatcgttgcacgagcattaaattttcgcaacagttgcaagaaaatatagcaacagtgatcgtaatgagaaagaatagtaacggatactagagtttccggtaacagctagaaaactaattttcattttctagaactgtatttttcgatcgtggtaaaaaatgaaaatagataaggactgagcggtaaccggaaataaatttttttctcagtgtaaatACCGTCGACTTGTTCGGTTCGATCTCTTTTATCCAAAAGAATCGTGACGTTCGATGTTTCAGGAAATCGTACCGACTTCCAttacagttttgaaaaattcacacgcCAAGTGTGTACCTACAGCGATAATTTGCGCAGGCTGTTCGCAGCTCACCTGCTGATCGTTGCTTCGAGATATTATTAGAAAGTGTCTGACTCAATTTGTTGAATTATCGGAACCGTCGTTAACGATTTACTGCCCTGCTGCCCTCCGCTTCAACATCCGTGTCTTTTCACCGAAATGATCGCACGTCAAATTGGCGTTCAGTTTACGATGTGCTAGAGCCGGCTGATGAGTCGAGACGCAAAAAGGCTCGCTTCCTGACACCGGGATAAACAAAAGGTTGCGAGAAAAGGACGCGAGTatagaagaaataaatataaaaaaaaaaagaaaagaaaaaattaaacaacatCTTCAGTCGCTCTGATCGTAGCTAAGTGCATGAAAAAGTCAGATTCTCGCGGAATATCCATTGTGTGCAgattcaagaaaaattatgaaacatcTTGGAAAGAGACTGTGCGAATCGGGCTTCTCCAGCCAGTGGGTTGcgcaattacgaaaaaaaaaaaaaaatggtgggTCGTGTATAGTgaatattatatactatatgCCTAACACTATACTCACGTGTCAAGGGATCGTTACACTCTTGATTGAACCAGAGAAGGTCCCCTACGGCTTTCATAGTTGCGAAAAATGCGttgagtataaaatttttcgaaaacaagTGCAGATTTTACACTGGTCAacgaaaattcactttttgtaTATCAATTTCAACTGATCATGTTAGGAACAAGGGTTAGTGTAACAGAATTGATATCAGAATATTTTAGGTACGAATAGCTTTATTGTGTTATgatctttgtaatttttccaaaagtgcAGTTTTTAGGAACGGAAATGAGGTTACATTATAGCGACTTTTCATCCATAATCATCTCCTACATTTACCAAATAACAAAACATCCTGAATCGAAAAAGGTAATTCAAAACGGtaaacatttaattttactTGTAGTAGCTATAACGCAAAAACTATACCTGATCGGATCAAATTAAACATGGGTTTATAACAATGGTTGAtaggtatttaaaaattagtaAGCACTTtccttgttacaaaattttgctAACCGGTGTTACTTAAGGAATTCTTTCATCAGACTAAGGATGCACAGATGtgatacgaaaaattatttttcggcAAATTAGAACGAGTTGTGTCAGAACTTCCCGCAACAATGTTTCATCCCAACTAATTAGCAATTAGCACAGGATGCAGGTGTGGCTGGATTACGCGGTCAGATTAAGTCATGGCTGTATCTATCCGCGGTTCGACTATCTCTTGTAACGTTTCGTTGACTACATGCGCGTGTAATGCACGTATGGAAACTTGGGCTCGATCATCGTCTAATAAGCATTACGCACTTGCCATAAGCTTTTACGAGTATTggttgtaaaatattgaaatatgcCAACGCTTTGTACAGTTTACATCGCGATGGCTTCGTGAACGCATGTCAAGGACCTTCTGCCGGATGCTTCTCAAAATGATTGTGCCTCGGCTAATTACatcgtatttttcaatatcgatGATCGAAAACCTAACGTATCGATTGATTCCCCAAAATACTCGGACGTTTCTAATTGTAATCGCGATTTCAATTTCAGGAGGTCAATTTTTGTCGTGCCAAATATATTTCGCGAACGAAATTAGCGTGATACGGAAGTCCGTTTCATTCTTGACATCCTAAACGCCTTCTTCCTCAATTCTAAACACTCTCAATGTCTGTTTTCTGACGTTTGTTCTCTCCACTCGACTCTAATCGACACGAATCCGCGATCTCAGAGCCGGATAACGTTTGCTAAAGTCCGGTTCAATCCTCTCTGACAGAGCGGACTTTAAAAGGGTCTGAAAAATCGTAAAGTACGTTGCTTTTTCCTACAGCTTCTGCGACCCACACTTGAGCGATTTGCGCCAAGTGGCCTACTCGACGTAATTACTAACTACTTGCCGTCCAGTGCAATAACTTGGCATCGTATGTTTGACGTTTCGTACCTGCAAACGACGGCAAATGGTTCGACGGTGAGCACCGGGTACCAAGGACACCTGAAATGTGAGGGGAATATGGTTCATCAATTCGCATCATTCGTTCACGTATGCGCTATGATGATTACAGCACGATGAATAGAGGGATTTTTTGTCATAATTTCAACGTCTTGTTACCGGACTAACAAATGGGATAAGTCGTCCTTGAATAATCCCGGATAGGATTATTGACATGTAACAAGAGGATCCGGTGAATATTACCTCATCCAAATTAACCTTGGCGATCATCGAGGTGAATTCGTGAATAGCaagttttttatattataatatcctAGTCGATTCTTGCAGGGCACCCTCTGCACAGCATCAAACATCCACCCCTGCACCTTTGACCTGAATTTCCTAACGGACTCATCGATTTTATCACCTGCTCATTaaatggaagaagaaaatgcaGCTTCGCTGCGGTCTCAACCGTACACTTCGcgcgaaagaagaaaaaaaaagtaatactCGATTCGGttcaaaagaaatgaaagtgGACCGGTCGACCGGTGAAGGGATCAGATCAATTGTTCGGCAAAATGTGGTCGCGAAGATTTCCTCTCATTCGAATCTACTTGTTAGTATTCTACGAGCTGCGGACAAGAATTAAATGGTATTATGACAACGGTCAAAGAAATCTGTCGAATCTTTTGTCCAGGCTATTTAATTGTCCGTCATGCGGATGGACATTCGCGATGTGAAACTGGAGCATACCGAAGGTGTtccgatgaaaaattcttgcgaAAGACAATTGGGTGTGCATAACAAGAGGCGTCCGATGATTTCACATCGATGCTGCGTTACAGGATGAAACCGGCTTGGGTAATCATCGACTCTTGGAAAAGCGAACGAAAGAGCGGGCATTTTAGTACCTTGTTAGGCGTATAATACTCACACTCAATGGAACTAGCGGACTTAATTTCTGGTTATACAACCGAACCGCGAGGAGATGGGAAAGAAATACATTATGCTATTCATTTCAtggcaaaaaatgaaaccTGTAGCCAGCAGGTGCGATAGAAAGGCAAACTTGCACTCGTGCTTTACACATCGAGGGTAGTTTCTTGCAATTTAGTTATGAAAGGTAGAAGAAGACGATGATGAGGATATTCGAAAAAAGAGGGAACGAAAACCGTCGCTAATAACGTCTTGGCGATGAATGAGGGAGTACTTGAAGCACGAGTCGGACTTTTCCTTTCACCAACATCCTCGACGCTCTGCTACATAACAGTTACGCGTATGCGTACGTTATGCTTCTTACTTGAATGAGGGACGATCGATGATTAGAAAAGATCGATGTTCTACGGAAAATAGCGACGACTGAAGGCCTGCCATGCGCCAAGGAATGCAGAATTCGTAACTCGATTTCATAACTCCTGATTCCAAGGTGTAAAATATTCTTAAATGGTTTCAACAAGTCATCGAACTTCCGTGCTGACCCAGGGAAAAAGTCTTTGTAACAcgagagaaatattttcgaacagTTGTGTGACAACTCGACGTTAAATGAGTGGTCGATGGTATATTACTCGGAGTGATTGCCTGCTTGGAAACACCGTCAGAAAAGTGTGACGGTTGCACAAATGTGCAACTGAGGATGCACTGCAGCCGGAGCTGTAAGAACAAAGTTACCGACTTCCGTTTCCGGGAGATAAGATTCTCGCACCGGTGCAGAATTCTGCTTTTCCTTGAATTAACCCTCGTACGACACGCTAGCCTTTGTCTCCTcgatttcttgaaaaaaagcAACCAAGAAATGTTTATGCGGCAACGAAACATTCCGCACGCGATGCGTAAGTAGCGAGTGATTAAAATTGAGTATTGCTCCGATGTTTGTGGTTGACTCGATTTAACGATATCCTCGAAAATTACTTGGCCGAGTGATCCGAATCAGGCAAGCCTCCGAAGTTAGTCGATGATAGGTGTATTCATTGTTGGcgcatttgaatcgaatcgatAAAGAGAAACGCTCGACTCATTCGACTTCGATTCTCGTATACAGGCAGCTTATTCACGAATGTTCAAGTCAATTGCGTCACTCGATCATAAACTCCGAGTTTAGAAATCCCATGCCGGCCACGATCAATGCTAGCTCGTTTGTCACACCGGTGAATTTCGCAACGTGAGCATAcaatttataagaaaattggaaaatgttAATATCAAGTCGGAATATAAAGCAGTGGATCCTTCCTGCCTCTTGGACTAACATGAGACGTCGGTCAGAAAATCGATCTGCATAAATGAATACGAGAACATCCCAAGGAGAAATTGTTTACATCGAACCGTACAAGTGTTTCTTTACTTCATACAATATCGGATTCGTTTTTGGGCTTCGAAGGTCCAGTTCAACTCCGACATCCAAGGAACGTCGGACAGAGCGATTGTCCATCGTGGAGATCGGACGGGGGTTAATTGCCATTGGCCACGACACCTCGGTGACCCCTGGAAGCCTCCGTGATAGTTGGATCGAGGATCGACGAGTGGTGGGCGAGAGATGATAGTCAGGGCAACTTCACCTTGGAGGTAAGATTGTGGAATTGCGAAGCGAGAGACGCCCAGTGCGTACAACGTTGGAATTGGCTCTGAGCTTCCCGTGAGTTGGTCAAGCCCCGGCTGGATTCAAACCTCGAAAGTGAATCGCGCTGGCCTTTCTGGTGAAAGGTTGTTCCCCGCCGGGCTGCAAAACAGTCCTCTTCGAGTGTGTGCCGTGTACGTGGTGCGCAACTCGGTGATCATCATCACGTTTCGTCTCACCGGCGAGGTTACAAGACCGCGCTTGAAAATGTGGAGGGATTTCGAACTGTCAGGGTAGGGGGTTTTCGTTCTTGCTAGGGGGGGATACCACCGTCGTCCCCAGGGCGGGGACCGACCTCAGAACCAAGGTATAAAAGAGTTCGTCTACCAACAAGTAGCATCACACTTCAGCATGAAGGTACGTAGTCGGCGTTTGAACTGTACACCCGTGGAACACGACCACCAAGATTATATCGCAAAACGTGTTTTGTCGGAGGATAATCTGCGGTCGTTACCTGTAGGAATTTAACGCGTCTATCTTTCTCTTGAAAGAAGGAATACCAGTCGAGTTCGATTCAATACCGTTGAATCATCTTTACCCGACAGTAGTACACGATCCTCCGTTGCATACTTTCCCTGTTCGTTATTCTCTTCAACAAACCGAACATGGAGTTAACAAGGATCGTCCAAAGCCACAGAATTAATCAACCTCTCTGCCTCTCTGTTACAGTTGTTCGTTGCTGCCCTGGTTTTGGCTGCGGCCAGCAGTGCTTACGGTAATGAAAATCCACACTCCGTCTCCCTTCGTCACTTTCCTTTCAAAACCATTCCTCCGACTAATTTCACAATCGGTTTCATCCACCAGGAGGATACATAAGCAGCGGCTGGTCaagcggcggcggcggcggaggTAGCGGGTGGAACTACGGCGGGGGTGGAGGCGGTGGCTGGTCCGGCGGAGGCGGTGGCTGGTCCGGTGGCGGTGGTGGCTGGTCCggtggcggcggcggtggAAAGATCATCAAGATCATAAAAGTCAGCGGAGGAGGCTGGCCCAGTAGCGGTTGGAGTTCCGGCGGTGGAGGCGGTGGCTGGAAGTCGGGAGGCGGTGGTGGCTGGTCCGGCGGCGGTGGAGGCGGCTGGCCCAGCAGCGGGTGGAGCTCAGGCGGCGGGGGTGGCTGGCCCAGCGGCGGAGGAGGTGGATGGAAGTCGGGAGGTGGTGGTGGCTGGTCCGGCGGAGGTGGAAGCGGATGGTCGAGCGGCGGTGGTGGCTGGAAGAGCGGAGGCGGTGGCGGTAAGTGTCAAGGGTGAAGGAGGACTGAGTTCGTAGATATCGCAGGGTTAATTGGTGGGGGGGTGTTTTTGAGAGGGATAAACAACACCCGCGGCGTCGAGTATGAATAGAAGGGTTGATTGGGATTGAAGAAAGATTTGGATAGTCGGAGGGACGTGTCATTGAATCATAGCGGGAATAGATCAACGGGGAAAAGCGAGAGTGATGTACAAAAGGTTACTAATTTTTGTTCGATGTTTAATTATGTTGACATGTAAGCGGGTGAGTTTGTCGTCTCGATTTTCTTACCTTGTCGCGCACGCGGTCAGAGTTTGGTCAGCAACCCCTCTTGAGAGCTGTGCTCGCGTTTCTTGTATCTTATGCGGTAGCACGGGGCAGAAATTCTCATCTACATATTCATTAATAATTACGAATACATTACAGGCTGGTGGTAAACATCcagtgagaaaatttcatcgataatTCCCTCGTGTCCGATGTGTAATTATGTACTATCGATCGGAAGGAGTATAACGAAGAGGGATTCAATCATCCAAACGACGACGCCTCCTcgcaaaaagaagaaagaagaagaaaaagaaaaattaaaa
This is a stretch of genomic DNA from Neodiprion fabricii isolate iyNeoFabr1 chromosome 2, iyNeoFabr1.1, whole genome shotgun sequence. It encodes these proteins:
- the LOC124176958 gene encoding glycine-rich protein 5-like, with product MRMDIRDVKLEHTEGVPMKNSCERQLASVIVGSRIDEWWARDDSQGNFTLELFVAALVLAAASSAYGGYISSGWSSGGGGGGSGWNYGGGGGGGWSGGGGGWSGGGGGWSGGGGGGKIIKIIKVSGGGWPSSGWSSGGGGGGWKSGGGGGWSGGGGGGWPSSGWSSGGGGGWPSGGGGGWKSGGGGGWSGGGGSGWSSGGGGWKSGGGGGWW